A DNA window from Luteolibacter luteus contains the following coding sequences:
- a CDS encoding peptidylprolyl isomerase, with protein MSDIRITLHTDKGDIDGTLFTSKVPITTANFLNLAKRGYYDGVSFHRVISNFMIQGGDPTGTGRGGPGYRFADEIDSSLKHSKPGMFSMANAGPNTNGSQFFITHLPTPHLDGKHAVFGEVTKGQDVVNKIAQGDKIKSITIHDDSAALLEGQKDHVEHWNSILDQ; from the coding sequence ATGTCTGACATCCGCATCACGCTGCATACTGACAAGGGCGACATCGACGGCACCCTCTTCACCTCCAAGGTCCCCATCACCACGGCGAACTTCCTGAACCTCGCCAAGCGCGGCTATTACGATGGCGTCAGCTTTCACCGCGTCATTTCGAATTTCATGATCCAGGGCGGGGATCCGACCGGCACCGGCCGCGGCGGCCCGGGCTACCGCTTCGCAGATGAGATCGATTCCTCGCTGAAGCACTCCAAGCCCGGCATGTTCTCGATGGCCAATGCCGGCCCGAACACCAACGGCAGCCAGTTCTTCATCACCCACCTGCCCACTCCTCACCTCGATGGCAAGCACGCCGTCTTCGGTGAAGTCACCAAGGGCCAGGATGTGGTCAACAAGATCGCCCAAGGCGACAAGATCAAGTCCATCACCATTCACGACGATTCTGCCGCGCTTCTGGAAGGTCAGAAGGACCATGTAGAGCACTGGAATTCCATCCTCGATCAGTGA
- the gluQRS gene encoding tRNA glutamyl-Q(34) synthetase GluQRS has product MPEIVTRFAPSPTGYLHLGHVHAAKVAHDLARQDGGRFLLRFEDIDHTRTRPEYYDAMEEDLRWLGLAWDGAALRQSSRTAAYDAVLERLKEIGAVYPCFCTRREIEEEVARITNAPHGPEGALYPGTCRRLPLADREARIANGIQPAWRLDVSFAAGLTGPLSFHDLQHGRHHVDPGLLGDVVLARKDIGTSYHLAVTTDDAFQDVTHVTRGEDLLLATHVHRLLQALLGFPEPLYLHHSLVLDGNGVRLAKRNEALSIRHLKAAGNTPQTILAMLPLS; this is encoded by the coding sequence ATGCCGGAGATTGTCACGCGATTCGCCCCGAGCCCGACCGGCTATCTCCATCTTGGGCACGTGCACGCAGCCAAGGTCGCTCATGACCTCGCCCGCCAGGACGGAGGCCGCTTCCTCCTCCGCTTCGAGGACATCGACCACACCCGTACCCGCCCCGAGTATTACGATGCCATGGAGGAGGACCTCCGTTGGCTCGGCCTCGCATGGGATGGAGCCGCCCTCCGCCAATCCTCGCGCACCGCAGCATACGATGCCGTCTTGGAGCGCCTGAAGGAAATTGGGGCGGTCTACCCCTGCTTCTGCACTCGCCGCGAAATCGAGGAGGAAGTCGCACGCATCACCAACGCCCCGCACGGCCCCGAAGGCGCGCTCTATCCGGGCACCTGCCGCCGCCTTCCGCTCGCGGACCGGGAAGCCAGGATAGCCAACGGCATCCAGCCCGCTTGGCGGCTCGATGTCTCTTTCGCCGCCGGTCTAACCGGCCCCCTTTCCTTCCACGATCTGCAGCACGGCCGCCACCACGTCGACCCCGGCCTGCTCGGAGACGTCGTCTTGGCCCGGAAGGACATCGGCACCTCCTACCACCTCGCCGTGACCACCGACGACGCGTTTCAAGACGTCACCCATGTGACACGCGGTGAGGATCTCCTGCTCGCCACCCATGTCCACCGCCTGCTCCAAGCTCTCCTGGGCTTCCCGGAGCCCCTCTATCTCCATCATTCCCTCGTTCTGGACGGAAACGGAGTCCGTCTCGCCAAGCGGAATGAGGCGCTCTCGATCCGCCATCTGAAGGCGGCTGGAAACACGCCACAGACAATTCTGGCCATGCTGCCGCTTTCCTAG
- a CDS encoding dihydrofolate reductase family protein: MKTQYYTATSLDGFIATEDDSLEWLFTLGELGESSYPEFIAEVGALAMGSSTYEWMLRNADKVAAETGSAWPYTQPVWVFSTRSLSPIEGADVRFVQGDVREVHAAMAGEAGGKNLWIVGGGDLAGQFYDAGLLDEMIVQVGSVTLGQGKPLFPRRVLSPTLKLTTVRQMGAGMVELRYEVSRGDESKA; this comes from the coding sequence ATGAAGACCCAATACTATACCGCCACCAGTCTGGATGGATTCATTGCCACCGAGGACGATTCCTTGGAATGGCTTTTCACGCTCGGTGAGTTGGGTGAGTCCAGCTATCCGGAATTCATCGCGGAAGTTGGTGCGCTGGCGATGGGATCCTCCACCTATGAGTGGATGCTGCGGAACGCCGACAAGGTGGCGGCTGAAACCGGATCCGCGTGGCCTTACACGCAGCCAGTCTGGGTTTTCAGCACACGCTCGCTGAGCCCGATCGAGGGAGCGGATGTCCGCTTTGTGCAAGGGGATGTGCGGGAAGTGCACGCTGCGATGGCCGGGGAGGCAGGCGGGAAAAACCTGTGGATCGTCGGTGGCGGCGATCTGGCTGGACAGTTTTATGATGCGGGGCTTTTGGACGAGATGATCGTGCAGGTGGGCTCGGTGACCCTTGGGCAGGGCAAGCCGCTGTTTCCACGCCGGGTTTTGAGCCCGACGTTGAAGCTGACCACGGTCCGCCAGATGGGGGCGGGCATGGTAGAGCTACGCTACGAGGTGAGCCGCGGTGACGAGAGCAAAGCCTGA
- the mdoH gene encoding glucans biosynthesis glucosyltransferase MdoH — protein sequence MDDLPTDDRKSVRPFFSPFLAKLRRLVFFGSVVLVNLIACYWLYDLFTRLGMHRAHVLLLAVFFILNGLLVLGSFHAIFGAWDILWGKKQAVRITKLAEKAGDGPLAKRYVVVMPVYNEDCNRFCARIEAIYRSIEATGHIESFDFFILSDTRDLDLWVLEETAWTNLCRKLNAFGRIYYRRRKKNSNRKAGNIGDFVRTWGGGYEAMVVLDADSLMDGGDILKMTRVMEAYPNLGILQTPPKLIRGSSVFTRLQQFAMRLYGPLFIRGLNWWQLGGGSYWGHNALIRVKPFSEFCELPDLPGREPFGGKILSHDFVEAALMVSQGWEVWLAWDIEGTYEEAPPTLIDHLKRDRRWCQGNLQHLWLIFARKLPLTVRAHLFMGIMAYLGSPLWFLFLILGTWVAWDREASGLSNLPYDGTLVDRYLHIDGVTQSLILTGFIFSLLFLPKILAMIGSILNPRVRRSFGGFFPLVTGVFMETILSMLLAPAVMVAHTLMVSSIVLGYAVGWGGQNREADGTAWSEALSVHAVPTILGIAWAVLAWNISPTFAAWMSPILLGLILCIPVSVWTSRARYGKALAKSKILAIPEELNPPEVMKLADLATASIDPALDATQQGRHGVIAAVVDPYVNGVHVSLLEPAELNETEEALIERCLTLGPGAMSKDEMIELMYLAPGMLALHRAVWLRPAEGIHSTWTQAVESYRRRIDTGSLDDIT from the coding sequence ATGGACGACCTTCCCACAGATGACCGGAAGTCGGTCCGGCCCTTCTTCAGTCCCTTCCTGGCCAAGCTGCGCCGCCTTGTTTTCTTCGGCAGCGTGGTGCTGGTGAATCTGATCGCCTGCTACTGGCTCTACGATCTATTCACCCGCTTGGGCATGCACCGTGCCCACGTGCTGTTGCTGGCGGTCTTCTTCATCCTGAACGGCCTGCTCGTTCTCGGTTCCTTCCACGCCATCTTCGGCGCGTGGGACATCCTGTGGGGCAAGAAGCAGGCGGTCCGCATCACCAAACTGGCGGAGAAAGCCGGCGATGGACCGCTGGCAAAGCGCTACGTGGTGGTGATGCCGGTCTACAACGAGGACTGCAATCGCTTCTGCGCCCGCATCGAGGCCATCTACCGGTCGATCGAGGCCACCGGACACATCGAGTCCTTCGATTTCTTCATCCTCAGCGATACCCGCGACCTCGACCTCTGGGTACTTGAGGAAACGGCATGGACGAATCTCTGCCGCAAGCTCAATGCCTTCGGCCGCATCTACTACAGGCGCCGTAAAAAGAACTCGAACCGCAAGGCCGGCAACATCGGCGACTTCGTCCGGACCTGGGGCGGCGGCTACGAGGCCATGGTCGTACTGGATGCGGACAGCCTGATGGACGGCGGCGATATCCTGAAGATGACCCGGGTGATGGAAGCCTACCCGAACCTCGGCATCCTCCAGACCCCGCCGAAGCTCATTCGCGGTTCCTCCGTTTTCACGCGCCTCCAGCAGTTCGCGATGCGCCTCTACGGGCCACTCTTCATCCGTGGCCTGAACTGGTGGCAGCTCGGTGGTGGCAGCTACTGGGGTCACAATGCACTGATCCGGGTCAAGCCCTTCTCGGAGTTCTGCGAGCTTCCCGACCTTCCGGGGCGCGAGCCCTTCGGCGGCAAGATCCTCAGCCATGACTTCGTGGAAGCCGCCCTGATGGTTTCCCAAGGCTGGGAAGTCTGGCTCGCCTGGGATATCGAGGGCACCTACGAGGAAGCGCCGCCTACCCTGATCGACCACCTGAAGCGCGACCGCCGCTGGTGCCAGGGAAATCTGCAGCATCTTTGGCTGATCTTCGCCCGCAAGCTTCCGCTCACTGTGCGTGCCCACCTTTTCATGGGCATCATGGCCTACCTGGGCAGCCCACTTTGGTTCCTCTTCCTCATTCTCGGCACTTGGGTCGCCTGGGACCGCGAGGCCAGCGGACTGAGCAATCTGCCCTATGACGGCACTCTGGTGGACCGCTATCTCCACATCGATGGCGTCACGCAGAGCCTGATCCTCACCGGCTTCATTTTCAGCCTGCTCTTCCTGCCGAAGATCCTGGCGATGATCGGATCGATCCTGAATCCGCGCGTTCGGCGCTCCTTCGGCGGCTTCTTCCCGCTGGTGACCGGCGTCTTCATGGAGACCATCCTTTCCATGCTGCTGGCTCCCGCCGTGATGGTGGCCCACACGCTGATGGTCTCCAGCATCGTGCTCGGCTACGCCGTCGGCTGGGGCGGCCAAAACCGCGAAGCGGATGGCACGGCATGGAGCGAGGCACTCTCCGTCCACGCCGTGCCCACCATCCTTGGCATTGCCTGGGCCGTGCTGGCTTGGAACATCAGCCCGACCTTCGCGGCATGGATGTCCCCCATCCTCCTCGGTTTGATTCTCTGCATTCCCGTCTCCGTCTGGACCAGCCGCGCCCGCTACGGAAAGGCGCTGGCAAAGAGCAAGATCCTCGCCATCCCCGAAGAACTGAATCCTCCGGAGGTGATGAAGCTCGCCGACCTCGCAACCGCTTCGATCGACCCCGCCTTGGATGCCACGCAGCAAGGACGCCATGGCGTCATCGCCGCGGTGGTCGATCCCTACGTGAATGGTGTCCACGTTTCCCTGCTTGAGCCCGCCGAGCTCAACGAGACCGAGGAAGCGCTGATCGAGCGCTGCCTGACCCTCGGCCCCGGCGCGATGTCGAAGGATGAGATGATCGAGCTCATGTACCTCGCTCCCGGCATGCTGGCGCTGCACCGCGCGGTGTGGCTGCGCCCTGCCGAAGGCATTCACTCGACTTGGACCCAAGCGGTCGAGAGCTACCGCCGGCGGATTGACACCGGAAGTCTGGACGACATAACTTGA
- a CDS encoding glucan biosynthesis protein gives MFSSLAYGQLWEREDVTFERIDAKAKELAAAPYAAPDKESLPDWMKNLSYDQYRDIRFVPERALWAAENLPFRAMLFHPGYNYREQVTINEFTDTHQQRVRLAEAFFNYGPLITNRGELPQDAGFAGFRLHAPLNRGDYFDELVAFQGASYWRALGKGQRYGISARGIAVDTGAEGVDEEFPLFREFWLRKPVPEDKAAMLFGLLDGPSYTGAYGFIIQPGEDTVMTVRVVLYPRKAVKRLGLAPMSSMYWFGENSRRRFDDFRPEVHDSDGLSIKMGTGERIWRPVTNDSGKLEFSFFPMAKCEGFGLLQRDRRFAAYEDGEAAYDKRPSLWIEPTSEWGEGKVMLMEIPATNEIHDNVVALWEPVRTPQPGERLEFSYKQHWTMSEDPAHAGGHVVATRTGLHDWQPEQRTVAVEFAGGPLEKWEGDPPQAQVTAVGEAGEKIKIQGVAVQPLPEGRWRVAFQIAPAAEGGKLADVGPQELRCSLKKGEDFLTETWAYRIIP, from the coding sequence ATGTTTTCCTCCCTCGCCTACGGGCAGCTTTGGGAGCGGGAGGATGTCACCTTCGAGAGGATCGATGCCAAGGCCAAGGAACTGGCTGCCGCTCCCTATGCCGCTCCTGACAAGGAGTCGCTGCCGGATTGGATGAAGAACCTGAGCTACGACCAGTATCGGGACATCCGCTTCGTCCCGGAGCGCGCCCTCTGGGCCGCCGAGAATCTTCCTTTTCGCGCCATGCTTTTCCATCCCGGCTACAACTACCGGGAGCAGGTCACGATCAATGAATTCACCGACACCCACCAGCAGCGGGTGCGGCTTGCAGAGGCCTTCTTCAACTACGGCCCGCTGATCACGAACCGCGGCGAGCTGCCGCAGGATGCCGGTTTCGCCGGTTTCCGCCTGCATGCCCCGCTGAACCGCGGTGACTATTTCGACGAATTGGTAGCTTTCCAAGGCGCCAGCTACTGGCGCGCCCTTGGCAAAGGTCAGCGCTACGGGATCTCCGCCCGCGGCATCGCGGTGGATACCGGCGCGGAAGGCGTGGACGAGGAATTCCCCCTTTTCCGCGAATTCTGGCTGCGTAAGCCCGTCCCGGAGGACAAGGCTGCCATGCTTTTCGGCCTGCTGGATGGCCCCTCCTACACCGGGGCCTATGGCTTCATCATCCAGCCTGGCGAGGACACCGTGATGACTGTCCGGGTCGTCCTCTATCCTCGCAAGGCGGTGAAGCGTCTCGGGCTCGCGCCGATGTCGAGCATGTATTGGTTCGGCGAGAACTCCCGCCGGCGCTTCGATGACTTCCGCCCGGAGGTCCACGATTCCGATGGCCTGTCCATCAAGATGGGCACCGGTGAGCGTATTTGGCGACCGGTCACCAACGACAGCGGCAAGCTGGAGTTCAGCTTCTTCCCCATGGCGAAGTGCGAGGGCTTCGGCCTGCTCCAGCGTGATCGCCGTTTCGCCGCCTATGAAGACGGTGAGGCCGCTTATGACAAGCGCCCCTCCCTTTGGATCGAGCCCACCAGCGAGTGGGGCGAAGGCAAGGTGATGCTCATGGAAATCCCGGCTACCAACGAGATCCACGATAACGTCGTGGCGCTCTGGGAACCGGTCCGCACCCCGCAGCCGGGCGAACGGCTCGAGTTTTCCTACAAGCAGCACTGGACGATGTCCGAGGACCCCGCCCACGCAGGTGGCCATGTCGTCGCCACCCGCACCGGATTGCACGATTGGCAGCCGGAGCAGCGTACCGTCGCCGTGGAGTTCGCGGGAGGTCCCTTGGAGAAATGGGAAGGCGATCCGCCGCAGGCTCAGGTGACTGCCGTGGGAGAAGCCGGAGAAAAGATCAAGATCCAAGGCGTGGCAGTGCAGCCGCTGCCGGAAGGCCGCTGGCGTGTCGCCTTCCAGATCGCCCCTGCCGCGGAAGGCGGCAAGCTGGCCGATGTCGGCCCGCAGGAGTTGCGTTGCAGCCTGAAAAAAGGCGAGGATTTCCTGACCGAAACATGGGCCTACCGCATCATCCCCTAG
- a CDS encoding low molecular weight protein-tyrosine-phosphatase, which yields MMPLLLHPMSADRKPFRVLFICMGNICRSPAAEIVFRRMVDEAELSHAIHIDSAGTIGYHAGKGPDPRMAATLKSRGYTIAGKSRQVHPDDLDDFDLLLVADQENLADLHRLDGTGSRRSKIRLLVEFCQDREASHVPDPYYGGQKGFEDVVDLVEDACEGLLLHVRKAHL from the coding sequence ATGATGCCCCTGCTTCTCCACCCGATGTCCGCCGACCGCAAGCCCTTCCGTGTTCTGTTCATCTGCATGGGAAACATCTGCCGCTCTCCCGCGGCCGAGATCGTCTTCCGCAGGATGGTGGATGAGGCGGAATTGTCGCACGCCATCCACATCGACTCGGCAGGCACCATCGGCTATCACGCAGGCAAGGGCCCGGACCCGCGCATGGCAGCCACCTTGAAGTCCCGCGGTTACACCATCGCCGGGAAATCCCGTCAGGTCCACCCGGATGATCTCGATGACTTCGATCTCCTGCTCGTCGCCGATCAGGAAAACCTGGCCGATCTCCACCGCCTCGACGGCACCGGATCACGCAGGAGCAAAATCCGCCTCCTCGTCGAGTTTTGCCAAGACCGCGAGGCATCTCACGTGCCCGACCCCTACTACGGCGGCCAGAAGGGATTCGAGGACGTGGTAGATCTCGTCGAGGACGCCTGCGAGGGCCTCCTGCTCCATGTCCGCAAGGCACACCTCTGA
- a CDS encoding arylsulfatase: MLRVSALAAIVNLILIVFAAASPNVIVVITDDQGYGDLSSNGNANLKTPALDDFRKQSTAFDRFQVSPTCAPTRAALMTGLHEFRCGVSHTFMGRSLLKPGIPTLPEMFKSAGYRTGIFGKWHLGDAYPCRPEDRGFDDVFAHGGGGIGQTPDFWGNAYHDPSIRRRGGWEKTSGYCTDVFFNEAIGWMKTQVAEKKPFFLHLATNAPHDPYVPPVKDAKLDGYAAFNAMIENIDAGFGRLMKELEASGAAKDTIVVFLTDNGSAMARQNAGMKGRKGTADEGGTRVPCFIRWPEKIAAGREVDELAAHLDLLPTLTSLCAVPRPEGWKGDGRDLSAALLGKEKFPEDRILFTQVGRWPGDAAAARFRARDFAVRDQRWRLVGLELFDMQADPGQEKNVFAEHPEEAQRLLAEYGKWWNEVLPVVREPVRYVVGSEACPVVKLTAHDWWPSKETEADGAEKCVNHAAIRRFLKDVQVAATRNALPSRSGHWKLEVARTGSYELNFGLLPPEASAEDRRDLSQLRKGVAHIRAGQEETRVEIRSGATSFQLPIDLDAGPVDLEIWFDGQLLNDRILGAFFTSIERKGERKIEIPELKVKPAK, translated from the coding sequence ATGCTCCGTGTTTCCGCGCTCGCGGCAATCGTAAATCTTATCCTGATTGTATTCGCTGCGGCGAGTCCGAACGTGATCGTGGTAATCACGGACGACCAAGGTTATGGGGACCTGTCCTCGAATGGAAATGCCAACCTCAAGACTCCGGCTCTGGATGACTTTCGCAAACAGTCGACGGCCTTCGATCGCTTCCAAGTGAGTCCGACTTGTGCGCCGACGCGCGCGGCGCTGATGACGGGACTCCATGAATTCCGCTGCGGAGTGAGCCACACCTTCATGGGGCGGAGCCTGTTGAAGCCGGGTATCCCGACGCTGCCGGAGATGTTCAAGTCAGCGGGTTACCGGACCGGCATTTTCGGGAAGTGGCATCTGGGCGATGCCTATCCCTGCCGGCCGGAAGACCGGGGCTTCGACGACGTCTTTGCCCACGGCGGCGGAGGCATCGGTCAGACGCCGGACTTCTGGGGGAATGCGTATCACGATCCTTCGATCCGTCGCCGCGGTGGCTGGGAGAAAACCAGCGGCTACTGCACGGATGTTTTCTTCAATGAAGCGATTGGCTGGATGAAGACCCAGGTCGCGGAGAAGAAGCCCTTTTTCCTGCACCTTGCCACGAATGCTCCGCACGACCCCTACGTGCCGCCGGTGAAGGATGCGAAGCTGGATGGCTATGCGGCCTTCAATGCGATGATCGAGAACATCGACGCCGGCTTCGGCCGCCTGATGAAGGAACTGGAAGCAAGTGGAGCGGCGAAGGATACGATCGTGGTCTTCCTTACCGACAATGGTTCCGCGATGGCCCGGCAGAATGCAGGCATGAAAGGCCGGAAAGGGACCGCGGATGAAGGCGGGACGCGGGTGCCGTGCTTCATCCGTTGGCCGGAGAAGATCGCGGCGGGACGTGAAGTGGATGAACTCGCGGCGCATCTTGATCTGCTGCCCACGCTCACGAGCCTGTGTGCGGTGCCGCGGCCGGAAGGATGGAAGGGTGATGGCCGGGATCTTTCGGCAGCTTTGCTGGGCAAGGAGAAGTTTCCCGAAGATCGCATCCTTTTCACCCAAGTGGGACGCTGGCCGGGAGATGCGGCTGCGGCGCGCTTCCGGGCACGGGATTTCGCGGTTCGGGACCAGCGCTGGCGTTTGGTGGGGCTGGAGCTCTTCGACATGCAGGCGGATCCGGGGCAGGAGAAGAATGTCTTCGCGGAGCATCCGGAAGAGGCGCAGCGCTTGCTTGCGGAGTATGGCAAGTGGTGGAACGAGGTGCTGCCGGTGGTGCGTGAGCCGGTGCGCTATGTGGTGGGAAGCGAGGCCTGCCCGGTGGTGAAGCTGACGGCTCACGATTGGTGGCCCTCCAAGGAAACCGAGGCGGATGGCGCGGAGAAGTGCGTCAATCACGCCGCAATCCGCCGCTTCCTGAAGGACGTGCAAGTCGCCGCGACGAGGAATGCGCTGCCTTCGCGCTCCGGACACTGGAAGCTGGAGGTGGCGCGGACGGGAAGCTATGAGCTCAATTTCGGACTGCTGCCGCCGGAGGCATCGGCGGAGGATCGCAGGGATCTCTCCCAACTGCGCAAGGGGGTGGCGCACATCCGTGCCGGCCAGGAGGAAACCCGCGTGGAGATCCGGTCGGGTGCGACCTCCTTTCAACTGCCGATCGATCTCGATGCCGGACCGGTCGACCTGGAGATCTGGTTCGACGGGCAACTGCTGAACGACCGGATCTTGGGCGCGTTTTTCACGAGCATCGAACGGAAGGGGGAGAGAAAGATCGAGATCCCGGAACTGAAGGTAAAGCCGGCGAAGTGA
- a CDS encoding AP2 domain-containing protein, whose amino-acid sequence MWIPPDTYAIARIDLPRAGTHGWQVRIQRRGVKHGKFFADRSYGGVPESYDAARLWRDDLVKRMADEENAVRICRRSPRNSSGVVGVSKVCVVAASGASYWFWQATWCPAPGERRCVKFSVKRHGEKQAFRMAVEARKDGAGL is encoded by the coding sequence ATGTGGATCCCCCCTGACACTTATGCGATCGCCCGGATCGATTTGCCCCGTGCCGGGACGCACGGCTGGCAGGTGCGCATCCAGCGCCGCGGTGTGAAGCATGGGAAGTTCTTTGCGGACCGCTCGTATGGCGGCGTTCCGGAGTCTTACGATGCGGCGAGGCTGTGGCGGGACGATCTGGTGAAGCGGATGGCGGACGAGGAGAATGCAGTCCGCATTTGCCGGAGGTCACCGCGGAACTCATCGGGGGTGGTGGGGGTGTCGAAGGTGTGCGTCGTCGCCGCGAGCGGGGCGAGTTATTGGTTCTGGCAAGCGACCTGGTGTCCCGCGCCCGGGGAGAGACGATGCGTGAAGTTTTCCGTGAAGCGGCACGGAGAGAAGCAGGCTTTCCGGATGGCGGTGGAAGCGCGCAAGGATGGGGCGGGGTTGTAG
- a CDS encoding assimilatory sulfite reductase (NADPH) flavoprotein subunit, with protein sequence MLPEHAPFSPDQRRAVDIALAGLDASQRFWLAGFLSAGGSSATAPAAITPAASVKLTVLYGTESGNAEKLADLSAKEAKKRGFQAAVKNMADISPADLAKVENLLVIVSTWGDGEPPESATSFYKEFMNGSSVELPRLRYSVCALGDTAYEKFCQTGKDFDARLEKLGAKRVSPRQDCDVEYEEPYAGWLDAALKALAPATHSGIVEVVGAPAAAAPVGGVEYGKKNPFPSELLEKVLLNGEGTTKETWHYELSLDGSGLSYEPGDALAVVPVNAPDLVEGILKAAKLSGSETVEVKGVGSKVLADALREDFDITALSRAVLTKLQTISGSEKLAALLADDAKDQLKDYQWGRWIVDAINDFASNGLAAADLASIFRKLPPRLYSIASSPLAHPGEVHLTVASVRYHAHGNHRKGVASTYLADLVAKGAQVPVYTHQNKNFRLPTSSDTPVIMVGPGTGVAPFRAFVEHRGNLGKPGKNWLFFGDQRYTYDFLYQTEWQDHLKEGFLSKLDVAFSRDQPEKVYVQHRMLDRSKELYAWLQEGAHFYVCGDASRMASDVHEALISVVEKEGGFARDVAEAYVEDLKKAKRYQRDVY encoded by the coding sequence ATGCTTCCAGAGCACGCTCCCTTCTCTCCCGATCAACGCCGCGCGGTTGATATCGCGCTGGCAGGCCTTGATGCGTCCCAGCGTTTCTGGCTCGCCGGATTTCTTTCTGCCGGAGGGTCTTCCGCGACCGCGCCGGCAGCGATCACGCCTGCGGCATCCGTGAAGCTGACGGTATTGTATGGCACCGAGTCCGGCAATGCCGAGAAGCTGGCAGACCTTTCCGCGAAAGAAGCCAAGAAGCGGGGCTTCCAAGCCGCGGTGAAGAACATGGCGGATATTTCTCCCGCCGATCTCGCGAAGGTGGAAAACCTTCTGGTGATCGTGAGCACCTGGGGTGATGGCGAGCCACCGGAGAGCGCCACCTCTTTCTACAAGGAATTCATGAATGGTTCCTCCGTGGAGCTGCCTCGCCTGCGCTACTCGGTGTGCGCGCTGGGGGATACGGCCTACGAGAAGTTTTGCCAGACGGGCAAGGACTTCGATGCCCGCTTGGAAAAGCTTGGAGCGAAGCGCGTCTCGCCACGTCAGGATTGCGATGTGGAGTATGAAGAGCCGTACGCCGGCTGGCTGGATGCCGCTCTGAAGGCACTGGCTCCTGCGACGCACTCCGGGATCGTGGAAGTGGTGGGCGCTCCTGCCGCCGCTGCCCCGGTGGGCGGCGTGGAGTATGGAAAGAAGAACCCTTTTCCTTCCGAGCTTCTTGAGAAGGTGCTCCTCAATGGCGAGGGCACGACCAAGGAAACCTGGCACTACGAGCTTTCACTCGATGGCTCAGGCCTGAGCTACGAGCCGGGTGATGCGCTGGCCGTGGTGCCGGTGAATGCGCCGGATCTCGTCGAAGGCATCCTGAAGGCAGCGAAGCTTTCCGGCAGTGAGACCGTGGAGGTGAAGGGCGTGGGGAGCAAGGTGCTGGCCGATGCCCTGCGCGAGGATTTCGATATCACCGCTCTGTCCCGCGCCGTGCTGACGAAGCTGCAGACGATCTCCGGATCCGAGAAGCTCGCGGCCTTGCTCGCGGATGATGCGAAGGATCAGCTCAAGGATTACCAGTGGGGCCGCTGGATCGTGGATGCGATCAATGACTTCGCTTCGAATGGTCTGGCCGCTGCCGATCTCGCATCGATCTTCCGCAAGCTGCCACCGCGCCTTTACTCGATCGCTTCCAGCCCTCTGGCGCATCCGGGTGAAGTGCACCTCACGGTGGCGTCCGTGCGCTATCACGCGCATGGCAATCATCGCAAGGGCGTGGCTTCGACCTATCTGGCCGACCTGGTGGCGAAGGGCGCTCAGGTGCCGGTCTACACACACCAGAACAAGAACTTCCGCCTGCCGACCTCGTCGGATACTCCGGTGATCATGGTGGGACCCGGCACCGGCGTCGCGCCCTTCCGCGCCTTCGTCGAGCACCGCGGGAATCTGGGCAAGCCGGGCAAGAACTGGCTTTTCTTCGGAGACCAACGCTACACCTACGACTTCCTTTACCAGACGGAGTGGCAGGATCATCTCAAGGAAGGCTTCCTTTCGAAGCTGGATGTCGCTTTCTCCCGCGACCAGCCGGAGAAGGTCTATGTGCAGCACCGCATGCTGGATCGCTCCAAGGAGCTCTACGCCTGGCTGCAGGAAGGTGCCCACTTCTACGTCTGCGGCGATGCCTCGCGCATGGCCAGCGATGTCCACGAAGCCCTGATCTCCGTCGTGGAGAAAGAAGGCGGCTTCGCCCGCGACGTGGCGGAGGCCTACGTCGAAGACCTGAAGAAAGCCAAACGCTATCAACGAGACGTCTACTGA